One part of the Clostridium thermosuccinogenes genome encodes these proteins:
- a CDS encoding sulfite exporter TauE/SafE family protein, whose translation MEQRSIRKILQIDGMTCTSCEMRIENALRKLDGVLEVKAIFSSSNVYITYDANVIGLEQIIEKIEKLDYIVKNKPGAEAVTKSNVKKAADDKMSINQLLGIGIILFALYVIVKNTVGFNFIPEINQSMGYGILFFVGLLTSLHCIAMCGGINLSQCVSYKVDNGNSGKLSKLKPSLLYNSGRVISYTIIGGIVGSLGSGISFSGAAKGIVAIISGVFMVIMGLNMLNIFPWLRKLNPRMPKIFGNKIHNNNGKYGPFYVGLLNGLMPCGPLQSMQIYALGTGSFAAGALSMFMFSIGTVPLMFGFGAVSSVLSGKFTHKMMKVSAVLVIVLGVVMTNRGLALSGFSFPSVAFGANSGTQGSNVATIQNGIQIVTTNLSSGSYEPITVQKGIPVRWTIKAQKGNINGCNNEIVIPKFNTSKKLEVGDNIIEFTPTQTGTFAYSCWMGMIRSKITVVDDINNVDTSGSSGGVQKSDYKIPTDEIAVAKLDEDGKHYVEINLEENRFSPAVIVMQKGIETIWNIKGVSINDSNSTLIFPKYNAQINMQEGDNEIGLIPVGDFDFSTADNTFYGYVKVVDDINEIDIDAIKNEINQYVPTVQEFIDNSGLPSCH comes from the coding sequence ATGGAACAGAGATCGATACGAAAAATTCTTCAAATAGATGGTATGACATGTACAAGCTGTGAAATGAGAATTGAGAATGCTCTGAGAAAGCTTGACGGAGTATTAGAAGTTAAGGCAATTTTCAGCAGCTCCAATGTTTACATTACCTACGATGCAAATGTTATAGGGCTGGAGCAAATTATTGAAAAGATAGAAAAGCTGGATTATATTGTAAAGAATAAACCAGGTGCTGAGGCTGTTACAAAATCAAATGTAAAAAAAGCAGCGGATGATAAAATGTCAATCAACCAACTGTTGGGGATAGGTATCATATTGTTTGCTCTTTATGTTATTGTTAAGAACACAGTGGGGTTTAACTTTATACCCGAGATTAATCAATCAATGGGGTATGGAATCCTGTTCTTTGTCGGATTGCTGACTTCACTGCATTGTATCGCCATGTGCGGAGGAATAAATCTATCTCAATGTGTTTCATATAAGGTTGATAACGGGAACTCCGGTAAGCTTTCAAAATTAAAACCAAGTTTGCTTTATAACAGCGGCAGGGTGATATCCTATACTATTATCGGAGGTATAGTAGGATCTTTAGGTTCCGGTATAAGCTTTTCAGGTGCCGCCAAGGGAATTGTGGCTATTATATCCGGTGTATTCATGGTGATTATGGGGTTAAATATGCTCAACATATTCCCATGGCTCAGAAAATTAAATCCCAGGATGCCTAAAATATTTGGCAACAAAATACACAATAACAATGGAAAGTATGGGCCTTTTTATGTGGGATTGCTCAATGGCTTAATGCCGTGTGGCCCACTTCAGTCTATGCAGATTTATGCTTTAGGTACCGGGAGTTTCGCGGCAGGAGCATTATCCATGTTTATGTTTAGCATTGGCACAGTGCCTTTAATGTTCGGATTTGGGGCAGTGAGCTCAGTGTTAAGCGGAAAATTTACACATAAGATGATGAAAGTAAGTGCTGTGCTGGTAATCGTACTTGGAGTGGTTATGACAAACAGGGGTCTGGCATTATCAGGCTTTTCATTCCCATCTGTAGCATTTGGTGCAAACAGCGGCACTCAAGGCAGCAACGTAGCTACAATACAAAACGGTATTCAAATAGTTACTACAAATCTGTCATCAGGCAGCTATGAACCGATTACAGTTCAAAAAGGTATACCTGTGAGATGGACCATAAAGGCTCAAAAAGGTAACATAAACGGCTGTAACAACGAAATTGTAATACCAAAATTTAATACAAGCAAAAAGCTTGAGGTAGGAGACAATATCATAGAGTTTACTCCGACACAAACCGGTACATTTGCGTATAGCTGCTGGATGGGCATGATCAGGAGCAAAATAACTGTAGTTGATGATATTAATAATGTTGATACATCCGGCTCTAGTGGAGGTGTTCAAAAGTCAGATTACAAAATACCCACTGACGAAATTGCTGTTGCTAAACTAGATGAGGACGGAAAACATTATGTTGAAATAAATTTGGAAGAAAACAGGTTTTCTCCGGCAGTAATAGTAATGCAGAAAGGAATTGAAACAATATGGAATATAAAGGGTGTAAGTATAAATGACAGTAATAGCACACTTATATTCCCTAAGTATAATGCCCAAATAAATATGCAGGAAGGAGATAATGAAATAGGTTTAATTCCTGTAGGTGACTTTGATTTTAGCACTGCTGACAACACTTTTTATGGCTATGTAAAAGTTGTTGACGATATAAACGAAATCGATATTGATGCAATAAAGAATGAAATAAATCAATACGTTCCTACCGTACAAGAATTTATAGATAATAGCGGACTCCCTTCATGTCATTAA
- a CDS encoding LDCC motif putative metal-binding protein yields the protein MLKRIKRAISNLLEKLAKENEKSFGKGTLDCCQLNRPSNSSKK from the coding sequence ATGTTGAAACGTATAAAAAGGGCTATTAGCAATTTATTGGAAAAACTGGCAAAGGAAAATGAAAAATCCTTTGGAAAGGGCACTCTTGATTGCTGTCAGCTAAACCGACCAAGCAACAGTAGTAAAAAGTAG
- a CDS encoding DUF2318 domain-containing protein, which yields MGKSSKTNKKVQAAQKAKEKTFVVVGVIAVLIIGFVIIKIYSGGGGAATTGAVSGDLKIQKSEVSEIAKFYPYKAGKTNMEVLAVKASDGTIRTAFNTCQVCYDSGRGYYKQQGDELICQNCGNRFQLDQIEVIKGGCNPVPIMKENKTEDDSYIVISQAFMEENKDLFGNWRK from the coding sequence ATGGGCAAATCAAGTAAGACAAACAAAAAGGTGCAAGCAGCACAGAAAGCTAAAGAGAAAACATTTGTAGTAGTTGGCGTAATTGCAGTTCTTATCATAGGCTTCGTTATTATCAAAATTTATTCAGGTGGAGGTGGAGCAGCTACAACAGGGGCTGTATCAGGTGATTTAAAGATACAAAAGAGTGAAGTCTCTGAAATTGCTAAATTTTACCCTTATAAGGCAGGTAAGACAAACATGGAGGTCCTGGCCGTTAAAGCAAGTGATGGAACGATAAGGACGGCATTTAATACTTGTCAGGTATGTTATGATTCCGGAAGAGGTTATTATAAGCAGCAGGGTGACGAATTGATATGCCAGAATTGCGGTAACAGGTTCCAGCTTGACCAGATTGAAGTGATAAAAGGTGGCTGCAATCCGGTTCCTATTATGAAAGAAAATAAAACTGAGGATGACTCATATATTGTAATCTCACAAGCTTTCATGGAAGAAAACAAAGACTTGTTTGGAAATTGGAGAAAGTAG
- a CDS encoding heavy-metal-associated domain-containing protein, translated as MLCHRCVMNVIRTLSQLPGIEELNVDLDTKRIEIKYSGKGISKEMVENIVEQSIINGKIYRLPMAN; from the coding sequence ATGCTATGCCATAGATGTGTAATGAATGTAATAAGAACGTTAAGCCAATTGCCAGGTATTGAGGAGCTTAATGTAGATTTGGATACTAAAAGGATTGAAATAAAATATAGTGGTAAGGGTATATCAAAGGAGATGGTTGAGAATATTGTTGAACAATCTATTATAAATGGTAAGATATATAGATTGCCAATGGCTAACTAA
- a CDS encoding methyl-accepting chemotaxis protein, with protein MFNTIRKKLIAGFSIILVIIIASTVYNMYIYNNSKTHIIRIKENAVTGFKYASEMKNNVIQVGQFLTDVSASKNTAHLKEAEEQYDLYKKNSEELAVLYPEYISLLEELNVEFDKLYTYGKEMADMYIKNGHEDGNIMMAEFDKIADSIYVKVDEIQKKSEASMDDSLMTIQMHMEMNQKISAVLAIIAIILAILIAILLAGSITKPINNLLEIFKDLERGQGDLTSRINIKSKDELARLAQSFNNFMDSLENMVINIKKNSVRVSQGSELLSEGSLQTSAGVAAINTHMGKVVEDTQKINTSISQITASISEITQASQVSATDAQQISVEVERVNMLAQESGKLAQDTKIEMEKIEKISSGTISIAEKLGNEAEEIGKIIGTIRSITDQTNLLALNAAIEAARAGEHGRGFSVVAEEIRKLAESNNQSAKTIENIIVNIQDMIQRTMVAIMDVGGNIKSGSAMVENVYTQLHHIIEGVKNINSRIHSIAAITEEQSASTEELSATIESINDSNTAITAAMQEVAASISTQTDTITGLSATALDLNESAKQLNGLVSKFKFQEN; from the coding sequence ATGTTTAATACTATACGAAAAAAACTTATTGCAGGGTTTTCAATTATTTTGGTCATTATAATTGCAAGCACTGTATATAACATGTACATATACAATAACAGCAAGACACATATCATTAGAATCAAAGAAAATGCTGTCACAGGCTTTAAGTATGCAAGTGAAATGAAAAACAATGTTATTCAGGTGGGGCAATTTTTAACTGATGTGAGCGCTTCTAAAAATACGGCTCATTTAAAGGAAGCTGAAGAACAATATGATCTGTATAAAAAGAATTCAGAGGAGCTTGCCGTTTTATATCCTGAGTATATATCTCTATTGGAGGAATTAAATGTTGAGTTTGATAAGTTATATACATATGGTAAAGAAATGGCAGATATGTATATAAAAAATGGCCATGAGGATGGAAACATAATGATGGCTGAATTTGACAAAATTGCTGACAGCATTTATGTAAAGGTTGATGAAATTCAAAAGAAAAGTGAAGCTTCTATGGACGATAGCCTAATGACTATTCAAATGCATATGGAAATGAACCAAAAAATATCTGCCGTTTTAGCAATTATAGCTATAATTTTAGCAATCCTAATAGCAATACTGCTAGCCGGTAGTATTACCAAGCCAATAAATAATCTCCTTGAGATATTTAAGGATCTTGAGAGAGGACAGGGTGATCTAACGAGTAGAATTAATATCAAATCAAAAGATGAACTGGCCAGGTTAGCACAATCCTTTAACAATTTTATGGACAGCCTGGAGAATATGGTGATAAATATAAAGAAGAACTCTGTTAGAGTATCACAGGGATCTGAACTGTTGAGCGAGGGCAGCTTGCAGACATCTGCCGGCGTTGCTGCTATAAATACTCACATGGGAAAAGTTGTGGAGGACACTCAAAAAATAAACACTTCAATCAGTCAGATTACTGCCAGCATATCAGAAATAACACAGGCTTCCCAGGTTTCTGCTACTGATGCTCAGCAAATTAGTGTGGAGGTTGAAAGAGTTAATATGCTTGCTCAAGAGAGCGGGAAATTAGCACAGGATACAAAAATTGAAATGGAGAAAATTGAGAAAATCTCATCAGGTACAATTAGTATTGCTGAAAAGCTCGGAAACGAAGCTGAAGAGATAGGCAAAATAATAGGAACGATAAGATCTATCACTGACCAAACAAACCTTTTGGCATTAAATGCAGCTATAGAAGCTGCAAGAGCAGGAGAGCACGGTAGAGGATTTAGTGTCGTAGCAGAGGAGATTCGAAAACTTGCTGAAAGCAATAACCAATCAGCCAAAACAATTGAAAATATAATTGTAAATATTCAGGACATGATTCAGAGGACAATGGTAGCAATTATGGATGTCGGGGGAAACATAAAAAGTGGCAGCGCTATGGTTGAAAATGTATATACACAGCTTCATCATATTATTGAGGGAGTAAAAAATATAAATAGCAGAATTCATAGTATTGCAGCAATTACTGAGGAACAGAGTGCTTCAACCGAGGAGCTTTCGGCAACGATAGAATCTATCAATGATAGTAATACTGCAATTACAGCAGCTATGCAGGAAGTGGCAGCAAGTATATCTACTCAAACAGACACAATTACAGGCTTGAGTGCAACGGCTTTAGATCTGAACGAGTCGGCAAAACAGCTAAATGGACTTGTAAGTAAATTTAAATTTCAAGAAAACTAA
- a CDS encoding cysteine ABC transporter substrate-binding protein → MIKIKRIIQLLMIAVLALGVLAGCNNASTKTSTNTSTKETKGSIAEIKERGKIRIGVFSDKNPFGYVDENGENQGFDVYIARRFAKDLLGDESKVEFVLVDAASRVAFLESNKVDIIMANFTVTEERKQKVDFANPYMKVSLGIVSPESAPITSIEQLKGKKAIVAKGTTAETFLTENYPEIEQLKFEQYTEIFEALKDGRGAAIVNDNTEVIAWAKQNQGFVVGVPTLGEQDTIAPAVKKGNKELLDWINNELAALGKENFVHEAYDATLADIYGEDYKESLVIEGGKLE, encoded by the coding sequence ATGATAAAAATCAAAAGAATTATTCAATTATTAATGATTGCAGTGTTAGCGCTGGGGGTGCTTGCAGGTTGCAACAATGCTAGCACAAAAACAAGTACAAATACAAGCACGAAAGAAACTAAGGGTTCTATAGCTGAAATAAAAGAGCGGGGTAAGATTAGAATTGGTGTGTTTAGTGATAAAAATCCATTTGGTTATGTTGATGAAAATGGTGAAAATCAGGGATTTGATGTGTATATTGCCAGGAGGTTTGCGAAGGATCTTTTAGGAGACGAATCCAAGGTTGAATTTGTTTTGGTGGATGCAGCAAGCAGAGTAGCGTTTCTGGAATCAAACAAAGTTGATATAATAATGGCTAACTTTACGGTTACAGAGGAAAGAAAACAAAAGGTGGATTTTGCCAACCCCTATATGAAGGTTTCTCTTGGAATAGTTTCTCCGGAAAGTGCTCCGATTACATCGATTGAACAGTTGAAAGGTAAAAAAGCCATCGTCGCTAAAGGAACTACTGCTGAAACTTTTTTGACTGAAAACTATCCTGAAATAGAGCAATTAAAATTCGAACAGTATACAGAAATATTTGAAGCATTAAAGGATGGACGTGGTGCTGCTATAGTTAACGATAATACGGAAGTGATTGCATGGGCGAAACAGAATCAAGGATTTGTAGTCGGTGTACCTACATTGGGCGAGCAGGATACAATAGCACCAGCTGTTAAGAAAGGCAATAAGGAGCTCCTCGATTGGATTAACAATGAACTTGCTGCCCTCGGCAAAGAGAATTTCGTACATGAGGCCTATGATGCAACACTGGCGGATATATACGGAGAAGATTATAAAGAGAGTCTTGTAATTGAAGGTGGAAAATTAGAATAA
- a CDS encoding amino acid ABC transporter ATP-binding protein — translation MDKKTNEVLLEIKGLQKKYDEITVLEDINLCIKKGEVVVILGPSGCGKSTLLRCINGLEKIQGGDIRFCNKSLVDKDVNWQETRQHIGMVFQNYDLFPHMTVIENIILGPVKVQKRNKSEVMEQARQLLDRVGLYDRKDSYPRQLSGGQKQRIAIVRALCMNPEIMLFDEVTASLDPEMVREVLDVILGLAKQGMTMVIVTHEMSFARAVADRIVFIDKGRICEISEPHEFFAHPKTERAQHFLNKFQY, via the coding sequence GTGGATAAGAAAACCAATGAAGTATTACTTGAGATAAAGGGCTTGCAAAAGAAATATGACGAAATAACTGTCCTAGAGGACATTAATTTATGCATAAAAAAGGGTGAAGTTGTTGTTATTTTAGGGCCTTCAGGCTGTGGGAAAAGCACTCTTTTAAGGTGTATCAACGGTTTGGAGAAAATACAAGGAGGTGATATAAGATTCTGTAATAAAAGCCTTGTTGATAAAGATGTGAACTGGCAGGAAACTAGGCAGCATATAGGAATGGTATTCCAGAACTATGACTTGTTTCCGCACATGACAGTCATTGAAAATATCATTTTAGGCCCTGTCAAAGTACAAAAAAGAAATAAAAGTGAGGTGATGGAGCAGGCAAGGCAGCTATTGGACAGGGTAGGATTGTACGACCGAAAGGATTCTTATCCCCGTCAGCTTTCCGGAGGCCAGAAGCAGCGAATAGCAATAGTAAGGGCTTTGTGCATGAATCCTGAGATAATGCTTTTCGACGAAGTTACAGCATCTCTTGACCCTGAAATGGTAAGAGAAGTCCTGGATGTAATACTGGGACTCGCAAAACAGGGTATGACAATGGTTATTGTAACTCATGAGATGTCATTTGCCCGGGCTGTTGCCGATAGGATAGTGTTTATTGATAAAGGCAGAATCTGTGAAATATCAGAACCCCATGAGTTTTTTGCGCATCCAAAGACAGAACGTGCTCAGCACTTCTTAAATAAATTTCAATATTAA
- a CDS encoding amino acid ABC transporter permease has protein sequence MQSLGISVLFKGMNMQRLFEGLMVTARIAFISIMIGSLLGIVLGVIWTSKSKWIRSICRIYLEMFRIIPILVWLFIIYFGVTTALSIDLSGETVSIIVFTLWGAAEMGDIVRGALESMPKHQVESGKAIGLGFWGLYRYILIPQAVRRMLPGAINLATRMVKTTSLVVLIGVIDVIKVGQQIIELSRIEVPTASFWVYGFVFILYFVICYPLSRLSRMLENKWNS, from the coding sequence ATGCAGAGTTTGGGAATTAGCGTTCTATTTAAAGGAATGAACATGCAGCGCCTGTTTGAAGGCCTGATGGTGACAGCAAGAATTGCTTTCATCTCAATTATGATTGGTTCGTTGCTGGGAATAGTTCTGGGAGTAATATGGACATCAAAGTCAAAATGGATACGTTCGATTTGCCGCATATACCTTGAAATGTTTAGAATAATACCGATTCTTGTTTGGTTGTTTATTATATATTTTGGGGTTACCACAGCTTTAAGCATAGATTTAAGCGGCGAGACTGTTTCTATTATTGTATTCACCCTTTGGGGCGCTGCCGAGATGGGGGATATCGTAAGAGGTGCGCTGGAATCCATGCCAAAACATCAGGTTGAGTCTGGAAAGGCTATAGGGCTTGGCTTCTGGGGACTTTACCGGTATATTCTAATACCACAGGCAGTAAGAAGAATGCTGCCGGGTGCTATAAATTTAGCTACAAGAATGGTAAAGACTACCTCATTAGTAGTTTTAATTGGAGTTATAGATGTTATAAAGGTAGGACAGCAGATAATAGAGCTTTCTCGCATAGAAGTACCTACAGCATCTTTTTGGGTGTATGGTTTTGTATTTATATTGTACTTCGTAATCTGTTATCCTCTTTCAAGGCTATCCAGGATGCTGGAAAATAAATGGAATAGTTAG
- a CDS encoding amino acid ABC transporter permease: MNLNWQFIIDSLPLYREAAWTTLKLGFWGILFSLIIGFVCSIVLYFKVKFLKSIVQAYIELSRNTPLLIQLFFLYFGLTKMGIALSENACAIIGLSFLGGSYMAETFRSGLEAVGRSQIESGLSIGLSRAQLVRYVVLPQAFSVSMPSLGANCIFLLKETSIVGAIAVVDLMNVTKDLIGMYYQTFEALFMLVAVYLVMILPLSILLTWLERKVRYAEFGN, translated from the coding sequence ATGAATCTTAACTGGCAATTTATAATAGACAGTTTGCCACTTTACCGGGAAGCAGCATGGACAACATTAAAGCTTGGATTTTGGGGTATATTGTTTTCTTTAATCATTGGCTTTGTATGCAGCATAGTTCTGTACTTCAAGGTTAAATTTCTAAAATCAATTGTTCAAGCTTATATAGAGTTATCACGCAATACTCCGCTGCTGATACAACTATTCTTTTTATACTTTGGGCTTACCAAAATGGGAATAGCCCTAAGCGAGAATGCTTGTGCCATTATTGGTTTGTCTTTCTTAGGAGGAAGCTATATGGCTGAAACCTTCCGAAGCGGTCTGGAGGCTGTAGGCAGGTCACAAATTGAGTCCGGCCTTAGCATAGGGCTTTCCAGGGCCCAGCTAGTGAGATATGTGGTCCTTCCTCAGGCATTTTCAGTTAGTATGCCTTCATTAGGTGCAAATTGTATTTTCCTGCTTAAAGAAACCTCCATAGTGGGGGCAATTGCAGTGGTTGACCTTATGAATGTAACAAAGGATTTAATAGGCATGTACTATCAAACCTTTGAAGCCCTGTTTATGTTGGTGGCTGTATATCTAGTCATGATTTTGCCTTTATCAATACTTCTGACATGGCTTGAAAGGAAGGTGCGGTATGCAGAGTTTGGGAATTAG